One Bacillota bacterium DNA segment encodes these proteins:
- a CDS encoding NYN domain-containing protein → MPASSEKVAVFIDFENIQYSYHNLFGVSPDPQELIRLAQRYGNIVHAKAFADFQQPHLRKMMGQLRTASIECSDVPAEVRGTRIKDYADFAMLEDIYQTYLDRDDIKTFLLMTGDGHFASTVAKLRVRFQLEVVIVGVKGSVSQELRASATVVHELEGPATRPVQEVEVIRALATGERNLPFVGVSQFVKYFSGSGATSPSEVHKAIDRLLAEGAVEEFMRDHNGYRTRAIKLIRTHAKIQEALQGQGAEGQPGPEGPAEVASSTVALAPATPVAAPATTTPMSPSVATPEVTEAGGERTGDAGEMI, encoded by the coding sequence ATGCCTGCAAGTAGTGAGAAAGTGGCCGTCTTCATCGACTTCGAGAACATCCAATACAGTTACCACAACCTCTTTGGGGTGAGCCCCGACCCACAAGAACTGATCAGACTGGCTCAACGCTACGGCAACATCGTCCACGCCAAAGCCTTCGCCGACTTCCAGCAGCCCCACCTGAGGAAGATGATGGGCCAGCTCAGGACGGCCAGTATCGAATGCAGCGACGTCCCCGCCGAGGTCCGCGGGACACGGATCAAGGACTACGCCGACTTCGCCATGCTCGAGGACATTTACCAGACCTATCTGGACCGCGACGATATCAAGACCTTCCTCCTGATGACCGGCGACGGCCACTTCGCCAGCACCGTCGCCAAGTTGAGAGTTCGCTTCCAGCTCGAAGTGGTGATCGTTGGGGTCAAGGGCTCCGTCAGTCAAGAATTGAGGGCCAGCGCCACCGTGGTCCACGAGCTCGAGGGGCCGGCGACCCGGCCGGTCCAGGAGGTCGAGGTCATCAGGGCCCTGGCCACCGGGGAAAGGAACCTGCCCTTCGTCGGCGTCAGCCAGTTCGTCAAGTACTTCTCCGGCTCCGGAGCCACCAGTCCATCCGAGGTTCATAAGGCCATCGACCGGCTGCTGGCTGAAGGCGCGGTCGAGGAGTTCATGAGGGATCATAATGGTTACCGCACTCGGGCGATTAAGTTGATTCGAACGCATGCCAAGATCCAGGAGGCCCTGCAGGGTCAAGGGGCTGAGGGACAGCCCGGACCCGAAGGGCCGGCCGAAGTGGCCTCGTCAACTGTGGCGTTGGCGCCGGCCACGCCGGTCGCGGCGCCGGCCACGACGACCCCGATGTCGCCCTCGGTGGCGACGCCGGAGGTCACTGAGGCCGGCGGTGAGAGGACCGGCGACGCCGGTGAGATGATTTAG